TGCTGTTTCCAGCAGTCCAGGCCAGGTTGACGGCCGTCTCCAGCTGGTCGTTCACCTTTTGGTAGATGGAGCCACCGAACTCAGTACCATCATttctgagacaaaaaaaaacagcataaaGTTAATGCAACAATTAagctggtgatgttttcttctcagGTGGACAAATAAAAGTTATACATTTGCTACTGACAGCAAAGGGTAATTTATTAGTATTGTGCATGTCTTTAACAGACCTCCATAGTTGACAGCACTAATACAAAGCCTGTGTTACACTTCACGAGACCTCACGTCACCACTTCAGCTGTAGACTGACACAGAAAGACGTGTGCAAGGAGGAACGCAGCGAGAAACAAGACTAAgactgtccctctctctccctctgtctggcATTACCTCATTCTGCCTTTTAACTCAGGCCCTTCATGTCTGCCAACTATTCACTTCATCTCACTTGCAACCCAGCAAATCCCATCACCTGGGTGTAAAAATAACTGCCAGGCACCTGGGTGAACAGCAGACAGCCAATCGGGCAACAAGTTAGTCGGCCAGACAAGGACAGGAGTAGAATGACCGTCTGGCGATGTATGCCTCCGCCTACCTGTCAAGTTTTTTCCCCATTCTTCCCTTTCCCTTCCTGAATTATGGCGCTCAATAATGGatagaaaagtgtttttgcagaacATTATGAAGTTACAGCAAAGTTGACCTTTTAGATATAAATGATATCACTTCATCATTCACCCTGTTAgacatttgtgttaaatttgTCAATTAATTCTTGAGTTATAGCTAAAATTAttctttgtgaggtcacagtgacctttgaccaccaaattcaaATCAGCTCATCCCCAATTGCGTGTGAAGGTTTGTGCCACATGTAATAAATCCCCTCCTGTTATTCCTGATATATTGCTTTCAGGGAAAGGTGTTGGACGTGAGTTCACACTATCCTTGACCTTTCGCCACTAAAacctaatcagttcatccaaGAGTCTAAGTGAGTTAAATCCtttcatgttcacaagaatgggacggacaaaTGGACAACCTATTTACATGAAGCCTTCGGCCTCAGCTGTCGTTTACATGAGCAATGATAACATAGTGTGAAGGCTGCAGTCTAGTCAAGGTTTATGGGCTGGATTCACTTTTTACCACAAGACAAAAACACGAACTTAGCATCAGAatgtaaaaatctatttttagcttattattaaaatgaaaaaaactaaaacattcaTGCATCTATAATGGATTCAGGGTGCAACTAAGTGCTTAACTAAGTGCAAGGCTGTATTGATTCACAATAGTAAACTGGAACTACACTGTGTGGTAAAAGAACTTAATCATGTCAATCTGCTCATGTCATCTTACACATTCGTGTGGAGCTGGAACTCATCAGTCTTGTATCCAACTGCGAAGTTGCTCTGGGTGATCCTGTTCCTGCCCGCCTCGAAGGTCATCTGGTAGCCGGCCAGCCAGCCCTCATAGCCGACCACTGCTGCACCGTGGATGGCTGTACCATTAATGTCATGGTTGACGTCACAGCCAAGGTTAATATGGTCGCACTTGTAGCCTGACTTGATTTTGCCGCTCTTCTTGCTGGCAAGAAGCAAGGGAGAGGATGGAGTATTAATGCACTGGTGATCTATGAAATTTGGCCTTTGTTATTTCCCAACTGTCGCAACTCATATTATATATCATAGCAAGCAGTTAAACCAAACTCCATTTTCAGAGCCCTCATTCAATGTTCCTTACCCAGTGTTTGGTgagaaagaggaatcaaatgTCATCTTCAGCCCCTTAGCCAACTGCGGAGAAggaaaattattttacaaacagtacagtacttgagtaacAGACCTTTGTGAACACAGAAATGGGATATGACTAAAGAAATTAGATTTTGAAGTTGGACATTAGACGTCTCTACAATTAGCCTAAAACAATCAGTGCACCTTGcggatgttttgtttttagaatcCACAAATACCATGTCAACAGCGAcacaaatcatatttttaatgtaaaacGATTTTCTTGGCCGTGTACACCGTCACCAACCTGGTCTTCGACGGTGATCTCGGTCCCCAGGGTGTTGTCGGTGTTCCATTTCTCCGTGAAGGTCAGTCCGTGCTCCGCCCACTTGTACTTGGTCTCCAGGGATCCTGCGACCTTGCTGGTCTCAGTGTTGGCAGAGCCTGTGCTGGTGAACTCCTGTACATCATAGAATAGGTGGCAGTTTGGTACAGACAGGTTAATTAACTGGAATGTCTTGTTCCAAAATCTATTTGTGTTAGGTGTTAACTTCTTCTGTGCTTAGACAGTGATGTAGTCATGTAGACCTTCTACAAATACTGTCTGTAACCAGcctgtaataataataagccATTAATCAtcagaaataaagtttaaaaacctTACGACAGACAGGTCTTGGACAACAAATGACATGAAACTAGACTTTGGTGTTAATCTCAATCTGATTTTTAATCTGAAACAATAAACTAACAATAACGTTATCCCAAAAAACTGAGGAGGCATTtctaaggtaaaaaaaaaaactatttaacaacaacaaatgaaaacagttagAATGTCAGTTTCAGTTTACAAAGAAGCAGGAGTATGTATACCCTCACTTTTATATCCTTATAAAAGGCaaacatatttttctctctACACTCTTTAAATGCATCAGTCAGGCAGCAGAAGTCAGAGCATCCTGCAGCAATGTTAACGAGATCAGATAACCTGCCTGTCTACTATCAGCCAAGAGCCTCTTAAACTATGATAGGATGGCTGCAGTCTGGGGTAGCGGCTCTGATAATCTGATAATGACTGGCAACGACTTACCAGTCCATTGTCCGACTTTGTTTTCAGGTCCAGCTTGATGAGCCCGAAGCCTGTAACAGACAGGATTTAACAAAATTAGAGATTATCAAGATGATGTCTGGATGACAACACaaagattattattaaaatgcagCAGGCTTCTCTACCTCGTGCACATGCACTGGGTAGCCCTCAAAACAAGTGCCACCTTAATACCAATGTTATTAGTCATTACTGTTCAGGATTTTCTATTAATACACATCTTAAGAATCGCTTCATGAATATAACATCTTACTGAACCAAGTCATTAATATTTATCTGTATAATACCCATTTATCAGCCTCTAGACTTCATTTAAAGCTACTGACTTAATGTGCGCATTGATTTGATCTGTGAAAGCATAAGAGGTGTCGGTTATGAATAATAACTTGAGGGCTTCACACTACTAAGAGATTAAAACCCGACCGATTGGACTTTTGGGGGCGATGCTGATATTAGGGAGTGAAATATTTCCGACAAGATAGATCGGAAgatatatgtaaataaagaaatgggcaatgattcctaaaatGTTATCAACCccatatgacaaagaaatgtaatgaggtttggtattttacagtttaaccataaactttattataaataacttcctgctgctgcaacaagcAGAAATTCTCTAGATATCAAGTTGACATAAATAGAGCCACACAACTTTGTgtatacacaaaacacaccttAAGGACAATCGTTCTAACTGCAGGTTCAGTGCTCCACCTCAACATGTGTTCAGCTAGTGGTAGGATTTTGAGTAAAATAACTGGTTGAATTACTTTCATTTGGCTTTCTGGTAAACACTGAGAGGAAGTGTTGCAGTGAATCTTGCAAGAAATCTCCTTGATTACTTCACAGTACAACAGCAGTACAGATGGTGCTGTTCTTCTAGGGCAAAGactaataaaacatgaaatatttcttCCAAAGGAAGAGGGtatacaaaaaacaatataatgcCTAGAAATCTATTATAGCTAAAAAGCTAAGGAAAAACATCAACTGAAGAAAGTAATAGGCAATGAAATGAGCATTAGTACTAACAAGGTATAACCTCCAGCAGCTAgtaaaagctgtaaatactgttatATTATGATTTCTTTGACTTTGGAGGAGATTTATCAAGTCTTAAAGCCACAAGTGAACACAAGACAAGCTGTGCTTTATTTGCGTGAAAAGGGCAAAGACAACATGAGCTTGTGTTTCTCAATTTGATCTCAAAGTCTGTGAAACTGAAAGCGTTTCATAATGTGTTTACTTCATAGTCTGACTGATTTCGGTTTTCgaaaaatgtattgttctgtACCAGAGGTGTGTGTCACCTCTTCAGTTACACCGGAGATATTCAGACTCTAGCTGGCAAAATGAGTCAAATAGGGACAACAAAAGTCAGTGGTGCATATATTCCAgtggctttgctgcttgtaTTAACTTTTCATAGCTGCAAGCTAAGCACAGTGTCGCTGAGGAAACAGATTGACAGCTGCAGGGGTACAGGTGAGCAAGGAGGCCATAACCCATGTGATGTATGTggcatgtgtttttaaaatgggtGACGGGTCAGGTTGCGGGACACATGTTATAGGGTCTGTGTGGGTGCGGATTTGACTCGGCGATAATTGGGGGTAAAGGGTCAGGTCCGGTGTGGACAGGTGCTGGTTTGGGCTGCTTGGTGCTTACCATATCCCTTAGTAAAAACATCCCTGGCAGACTTTCCAAGGTCAATGTAGGTGGGAGGTACAGCCATtatctgcaaagagaaaaagagatgatCAAGGCTGTGACAAGGTAAAACAAGGCTGTGTCACAGCTTTAGGACAGCCAGCGCACTCAGTAACACAATagaggacagaggtcagaggtcaggaacagacagacaggtcagatgTGAGGTGTTTGGGCAGAGAGCAGTGCTGTTGAAAGGGAGAAGGCGGAAGAAACAGAAGGATACGGATGGATTGTAAAAGGTACAGATCTAACGAAGTTAGTGTCTCACATGAGCAGAGTGACTCACACTCGAGCGAGCAAATTCCTTCAAACCTGCGTTCCTGACAGTACAGAGAGCAGCTTGTACATGCAAATGTCACACTTGGCATTAGCCCTTCATTTCCATTCTGATGATTTAGTCATATTTAGTCTCTCGTGCATAGCCTTTGTCTTTCCTTTTCCTGAAAAGCCTGTTGTGCAAGATGTGTGTATTTCATCATTAGACGAGATGTGGGCTCCATTTTTTAAGAGCACGACAGTTATCACAAAGTAGCAGTTACGCAGCCTTGTTGATAACATACATAAGCATATTGATAGAAGATAAGAGCAGGAATACGTGCAGTTTACCAGTTGAATAGGATCATCTGAGTGTATAATTTCTCAATGACTATATATTTAATCCCCCAAATGAAGACAAATTTACAGTATTGCAGTATAGGTTTATGTGAAATTTTATACAGTTTAGTACTACGTAAAGTTGAGCACAAAAACATACAACCTACACTTAGCTAAGGGTAGCTCAACTTCAATGACTAATCATCACTAGTGCATCAAGAGTGTGTTTAAACATCCctgtccatttatttattaagttttAGAGCAAACTCACTTCCCTCTTTTACTCCAAATATATCAGGACTAAAACATCTCCTGCATCGTTACCCCATCTCAAATATCTAACACTGCACCCACCACAGTTTGGGTTTtagaaactgtaaaacattATCTGCTCTGGCACAACAGATGCACGTCTCTCCCAGGAGAGTGGGCGGCTGTGGGGGAGGTAGAGGCCAACTAACCACATGACCATGGTTCGATCCTCACCAACTCCAGTCAGCATTCAGAAGTGTCCTAGGGCACGATACTGAGCACTAAAAATTGCCCCTGAAGCGCTGTAtggatgactgtgtgtgtgaacttgtaTTTTAAAGCTCCTTGAATAGTCTGACAGTGTAAAAAATGCAGTCTGTTTACCATATTCTAAGGCCTCCATCCAGATCCACCCTCCCTGAACTACTCAAGTTACACCCACCTCCGACCTGCCATCTGAACCCGGTCATCATGGGTAAATTACGGTCATAGGGAATCACTTCTGGACTATGGAAGCTGACTAATGTCACGCATCTGCAATGCCCATTAACACACATAAATAGCTGGCACACCTAACAAATACACCCTCCTACAACTGGGTGGTTTCATGGCTGTCATTCATGGACACAGGCAGAAGTGTCACAGGCCTTGCAGGACATAGGACCAGGATACTCTTAGATATGTGATCGCCTGAGGACTGAGGGGTCCACTCTGTATCTGAAGAAAACCTTTCAACGCCTGATTTTTAACTCGTTTAATCGGATGTTGTCCGTTTTCAAtgctttattttatgttatctttcttatttttgttttgttctgtgcatTCCTATGAATTCTATAAAGTTGTTTAGGTAAGTTCTATAGAAATGACgttttattgttattaccaTCACGTATAACAAATGACTTTGAAAAGATGAGGACCATGCATGACATGTTACACTTGAATTAGCATCTAACTTCCTCACTGTCCTTCAGCCCTCACTCAGGTTGTAGGCTAATTCAGGGACATCCATTTGTGAGAAAGGCCTGTAATCGATAAGACCTGTAATCGATACTCTAATCGATCAATAGAGTGAATGGTTATTTGACTCCGGAGGCGGgggcggcagcggcagcagcagcatccctCTGCCCTCCACTGCTAACAGATTAGCATTAGCTGTCCGTCAAGGTGGGCAGCGGGCAAGTGGGTAAAACCTGCGGCAGGTTGACGCACACGAAGCCGGTAACGTGACAGGAGGGAGAAACCAGCTAAGCTCCTTCGTCACTTGCTGCCTGAGCACCGTCCACCGCACTGTCACTGCCCAATGGCCGCACCGCGGCACATTAGCCGCTAagctagcagcagcagcagtagtggGCCTAGCATCCCTGCGGCACGAGCTGCATCCCGCTCCGGGTTGATAAAACCACGGATGGAGGCGGCGGACGGACCCGCCGCTCTGGAGCTCCGGGCCGGGGCAGAGCGGCGGACCGACCACCTGAGTCAGCCGCGTGTTATTGACAAAACAGAAGATGTGAGACGTACCTCCGTGTGTCCCTGTCCCGGCAGAGAAGGAAGGAGCCTGTCAGTCAACCGCACAAAGAGGAGAGCAGGGGGCGGGCCGTGACGCCACGCACGTAGCGAGTCCCGCAACCGGTCAGAGAGACGTCGAGATGGTTCCCCCCACCGTGCTTCCTCCGTTCGTCTACAGCCTGtggtcagaggaggaaacaggctGCAGAGAACTCACTGTGTCTGGATGTAGTTTTGATTTAGAGATTTAACACCTTTACATATATATGATACATAActtcaaagaaaatataatgaaattataataaaaatataaaatatataattggTTCATAATACTTTAGCGTATTCAGTTATTTATACAAAATGTACATATAGGTTCAACATGACAACAAGTAAGTAAAAGCAGCTCCACATGAACCAAACCATTACAACGTGTCAGCATCAATAACAATCCAATAACATAGCCTTATaatactgctactactactactacttctactactatattattataataataataacaaaacaataaaataattgttgttgttattataagTGTTACTATTAATAGCTTTTGCTTAATGATGACATTGACGTTTGAAACCCTAATTGAtctatttttttctgaaagacTAATCTGTGTGTGCTTTTATGTAAAATTCTGAATCCACACCAGTTGTTTGTATCagcatatttcttttttttttttaaagggagtTGATGCTTCATATTGAAGGAAAATCTACtgactgtttgctgttttcttgcAGGCTTATATTTTCCCTTCAGGATGAATTAGGTTCTAATGTAGCCTTATATTAGTTATGAAGAGGCTTCAGATATTCTACGATCttaatataaatactttatggCTCAGTAAAGTAAAGCACTGCAGAGAACTATAGAAATCATAGAAGGgctataaacaaacaaatactttATCACTTTGGCAACATTAATGTAgcagttttcttattttctatcTCTTTACCCTCTTGTCATCCCTCAAGTTACTTCCGGAAATGACAGCAGGTGAACACTCTCGCTTCACAGTATTCTCTCTGGTAGCCCATTGGCCGTGCGTTACCTTGACGCAGGCGCAGTTCACTCCGGCATCACGCAACTCCCGCAGCCTCACCGTGATAAAACATCCTCGTCAGCAGCTGACCGCAGATCAGCTTCCTGTACCCTCACCGTTAATCTCATCCCATCATGCAGTTCACTCAAACTGATCCTGGACGTGAGGACACGCCTCACAGCTGTAATGTTACATCACATCTGTACAGAGCTGAAGGAGAAGATGTTGACCTCTActgttttacagaaaaacacatgttacCTTTTACACAATTACCTTTTCTTGACACCCGTTGCTTTTGATGCTGcgttatatttgatttaaaaataggttttgaatttaaaaatataatgcTACAGATGCTTTATAAAGCAAAGACTACAAAGTGGTTCAGCTGCTCCAGCTACAACATGATAATGATGTTGACCTTACAGTGCAATAGTAATAAAAGTGCCATTATATACATAGACTGAGTTGGATTCTTCTGCTGCAAAAAAACTGGTGTTACTTCAATTTACACTTACAGCGATGATAATACtcatgtacttttacttcatgTATGGCCTGTTACACattagagatttttttttatctaatagATTAGTACTGTTACtagtttagtttaattcaaAGGTCTGACTATTTCTTCTGTCTTCCTCACTTATAATATAAAGGTTACAGATGCATTTCCCTGATGTAATATATTGAGAAAATATCACTTGATATCACACATTATACTTGATTCTCTTTATAATTGAGATATTCACTGAGTATGAAGTGAACTAAaccacatgacattttttaGTCTGGATAGttttattgtataaaatatGAGATACTGAGActgacatcatttaaaaaatgtcaaatttaaatgGCAGGTAACGAAGTTGTGTCAAAACAAATTGAGATTTTAACTTTATCCTCTCTcaatcttctttctgtgaaagCAGAGCT
The Hippoglossus stenolepis isolate QCI-W04-F060 chromosome 15, HSTE1.2, whole genome shotgun sequence DNA segment above includes these coding regions:
- the vdac1 gene encoding voltage-dependent anion-selective channel protein 1, translated to MAVPPTYIDLGKSARDVFTKGYGFGLIKLDLKTKSDNGLEFTSTGSANTETSKVAGSLETKYKWAEHGLTFTEKWNTDNTLGTEITVEDQLAKGLKMTFDSSFSPNTGKKSGKIKSGYKCDHINLGCDVNHDINGTAIHGAAVVGYEGWLAGYQMTFEAGRNRITQSNFAVGYKTDEFQLHTNVNDGTEFGGSIYQKVNDQLETAVNLAWTAGNSNTRFGIAAKYQIDPDASFSAKVNNSSLVGLGYTQTLKPGIKLTLSALLDGKNINAGGHKLGLGLEFQA